The following proteins are encoded in a genomic region of Micrococcaceae bacterium Sec5.8:
- a CDS encoding copper resistance CopC family protein, which yields MRLIRLLVSALLGAAIFSAALLGAIAPASAHDAAESTSPASGATVATTPEKVSVTFNNKPLGLGSQIAVNHTDGANWADGGVEIVDNVASQKLKPGAPAGLYTVAWRVASADGHPIEGTFTFTATAGAAGTTAAAAVPTMGTAQPGTAPAPSTPASSAEPFPWSIVIFVGTAVGIVVALGLMAKSRLKTDSGKDADS from the coding sequence ATGCGCCTCATCCGTCTGCTCGTCAGTGCCCTGCTGGGCGCTGCGATCTTCTCCGCTGCCCTTCTGGGAGCCATTGCACCGGCTTCGGCCCACGACGCCGCCGAGTCCACCAGCCCGGCGTCGGGCGCCACGGTGGCCACGACGCCGGAGAAGGTCTCTGTCACCTTCAATAACAAGCCGCTCGGATTGGGTTCGCAGATTGCCGTGAACCACACGGACGGAGCCAACTGGGCCGACGGCGGCGTGGAGATCGTGGACAACGTCGCCTCGCAGAAGCTCAAGCCCGGCGCCCCTGCCGGGCTCTATACGGTCGCGTGGCGGGTGGCCAGCGCCGATGGCCACCCCATCGAAGGCACGTTCACGTTCACTGCCACCGCCGGAGCGGCAGGCACGACGGCGGCTGCCGCGGTTCCCACGATGGGCACCGCCCAGCCGGGAACGGCGCCGGCGCCGTCGACGCCGGCCAGCTCAGCGGAACCGTTCCCGTGGAGCATTGTAATCTTCGTCGGAACGGCGGTCGGCATCGTGGTCGCCCTGGGCCTGATGGCCAAGAGCCGGCTCAAGACGGATTCGGGCAAAGACGCCGACAGCTGA
- a CDS encoding universal stress protein, producing the protein MGREQVHPDPAGDSPKGSAASGGIVVGVDGSDHSKCALVWAAREAERRNRPLHIITAYSVPIFAASGLDGGYATVDDSVIREGAEAILKQAVDKVAGYLIDVDATVENGDASGVLLEMSETAELLVFGTRGRGGFVGRLLGSVSSALPAHAKCPTVTVPLICADRLGEITDDKRILAERAKSGHVPVENVVVVGVDGSEQARVAVLEAAAQAERLAAPLRVVCAVPQYNGSLAWVPAPMDREALFADIRTQLDAGTAWIRSHFPHLTVENQLVDGSPVEILVEASRHVELVVVGTRGRGGFAGMLLGSTSDGILHHAKGPVMVVPDRDDPRLADRVNFGAVPGNS; encoded by the coding sequence ATGGGCCGAGAACAGGTGCATCCGGATCCGGCCGGGGATTCCCCCAAAGGGTCCGCGGCTTCCGGCGGGATCGTGGTGGGCGTCGACGGTTCGGACCACAGCAAGTGCGCGTTGGTGTGGGCGGCCCGTGAAGCAGAGCGCCGGAACCGCCCGCTCCACATCATCACCGCCTACTCCGTTCCGATCTTCGCCGCGTCGGGGCTCGACGGCGGATACGCCACGGTTGATGACTCGGTCATCCGCGAAGGTGCGGAGGCCATCCTTAAGCAGGCTGTCGACAAGGTGGCCGGCTACCTGATCGACGTCGACGCAACCGTCGAAAACGGCGACGCCTCCGGTGTCCTGCTGGAGATGTCCGAAACCGCCGAGCTCCTCGTCTTCGGCACCCGCGGCCGGGGCGGCTTTGTGGGCCGGCTGCTCGGCTCCGTGAGCAGCGCCCTCCCCGCGCACGCTAAATGTCCCACAGTCACTGTGCCCCTGATCTGCGCGGACCGTCTGGGCGAAATCACCGACGACAAGCGCATCCTCGCGGAACGGGCCAAATCCGGCCACGTCCCGGTCGAAAATGTTGTGGTGGTGGGCGTCGACGGCTCGGAACAGGCCCGCGTGGCCGTGCTGGAGGCGGCGGCGCAGGCCGAACGGCTGGCTGCCCCGCTGCGGGTGGTCTGCGCTGTCCCGCAGTACAACGGCTCGCTGGCGTGGGTGCCTGCGCCGATGGACCGTGAGGCGCTCTTCGCCGACATCAGGACCCAGCTCGACGCCGGGACTGCCTGGATCAGAAGCCACTTCCCCCACCTCACCGTAGAGAACCAGCTGGTGGACGGCTCGCCGGTGGAAATTCTTGTCGAGGCCAGCCGGCACGTGGAACTGGTGGTGGTTGGCACCCGCGGCCGCGGCGGTTTCGCCGGGATGCTGCTGGGGTCCACCTCCGACGGGATTCTGCATCATGCGAAAGGCCCGGTCATGGTGGTCCCGGACCGGGATGACCCCCGGCTTGCTGACCGGGTGAACTTCGGAGCTGTGCCCGGGAATTCGTAG
- a CDS encoding VOC family protein, whose protein sequence is MAIARFPVVVLDCPDPRTLAEFYGALLGWKVEQSDDDWCSVRADYGDSLSFQKVEPFTPPQWPGQEVPQQMHLDVVVDDLDAAEAAVLELGATKHGHQPGTTFRVFLDPAGHPLCLCLS, encoded by the coding sequence ATGGCTATCGCACGCTTCCCCGTCGTCGTCCTCGATTGTCCCGACCCCAGGACGCTGGCAGAGTTCTACGGCGCCCTGCTCGGTTGGAAGGTCGAGCAAAGTGACGACGACTGGTGCTCCGTGCGCGCCGATTACGGGGATTCGTTGAGCTTCCAGAAGGTCGAGCCGTTCACGCCGCCGCAGTGGCCCGGCCAGGAGGTACCGCAGCAGATGCACCTCGACGTCGTGGTTGATGACCTCGATGCCGCCGAGGCAGCCGTGCTCGAACTTGGCGCGACGAAACACGGACACCAGCCCGGTACTACCTTCCGGGTCTTCCTTGACCCGGCCGGCCATCCCTTGTGCCTCTGCCTGAGCTGA
- a CDS encoding NCS2 family permease codes for MLKQGSALDRYFKISERGSDFSREIRGGFATFFAMSYIVVLNPLILSGPDSSGATLGFPAVAAVTAFAAGILTILMGAWAKHPFALATGLGVNAFVAVTVATNPGLTWPDMMGLVVLSGVTMLILVLTGFRTAVFKAVPEGLKTAIVVGIGLFIALIGLVNAGFVRRIPDVAGTTVPVGLGFDGKLLGWPTLVFVFGLILTIALVVRKVKGAILIGIIASTILAVILEFTLHIGPSFDGKTSNPQGWSLVAPKFTEWAAPDLSLIGKANPFGAFEHLGFVAATLLAFVILLSIFFDAMGTMVGLATEAGTIDKDGNIPNVDRVLQVDALGAIIGGGASVSSNQIYVESGAGIGEGARTGLASIVTGLLFLVAMFFTPLINLVPFEAVAPALVVVGFMMVSQVGKIDWQDWGIAIPAFLTFTLMPFTYSIANGLGAGFISFVLIRTFQGRAREVHPLMWAVAAAFLLFFGIGPIEAALGLH; via the coding sequence ATGCTTAAGCAGGGCTCTGCACTCGACCGGTACTTCAAGATATCCGAGCGGGGGTCCGACTTCTCGCGGGAGATCCGTGGCGGCTTCGCCACGTTCTTCGCGATGAGCTACATCGTGGTGCTGAACCCGCTGATCCTCTCGGGCCCCGATTCCTCCGGTGCAACCCTCGGTTTCCCCGCCGTCGCGGCCGTCACGGCCTTCGCTGCCGGCATCCTGACCATCCTGATGGGCGCGTGGGCCAAGCACCCCTTCGCGCTGGCGACCGGCCTCGGCGTCAACGCCTTCGTCGCCGTCACCGTGGCCACCAACCCGGGACTGACGTGGCCGGACATGATGGGGCTGGTGGTGCTCTCCGGCGTCACCATGCTGATCCTGGTCCTCACCGGTTTCCGGACGGCAGTCTTCAAGGCGGTTCCGGAAGGCCTGAAGACGGCCATTGTGGTGGGCATCGGCCTGTTCATCGCCCTGATCGGCCTGGTCAATGCCGGCTTCGTGCGCCGTATCCCGGACGTCGCCGGCACCACCGTTCCGGTGGGGCTGGGCTTTGACGGCAAGCTGCTGGGCTGGCCCACGCTGGTCTTCGTATTCGGCCTGATCCTCACCATCGCCCTCGTGGTCCGCAAGGTCAAAGGCGCGATCCTGATCGGAATCATCGCCTCAACCATCCTGGCCGTGATTCTGGAATTCACCCTGCACATCGGCCCCAGCTTCGACGGCAAGACCTCCAACCCCCAGGGCTGGTCCCTCGTGGCGCCGAAGTTCACTGAATGGGCAGCGCCGGACCTGTCCCTGATCGGCAAGGCCAACCCGTTCGGCGCCTTTGAGCACCTCGGCTTCGTCGCGGCGACTCTGCTGGCGTTCGTGATCCTGCTGAGCATCTTCTTCGATGCCATGGGCACCATGGTTGGCCTGGCCACCGAGGCCGGCACCATCGACAAGGACGGCAACATCCCCAACGTGGACCGGGTCCTGCAGGTGGACGCGCTGGGTGCGATCATCGGCGGCGGCGCCTCGGTCTCCTCGAACCAGATCTACGTTGAATCCGGCGCCGGCATCGGCGAAGGTGCCCGGACCGGCCTGGCCTCGATCGTCACCGGACTGCTGTTCCTCGTCGCCATGTTCTTCACCCCGCTCATCAACCTCGTACCGTTCGAGGCCGTGGCCCCGGCGCTGGTGGTCGTCGGGTTCATGATGGTGTCCCAGGTGGGCAAGATCGACTGGCAGGACTGGGGCATCGCGATTCCGGCGTTCCTGACCTTCACCCTGATGCCGTTCACCTACTCGATCGCCAACGGCCTCGGCGCGGGCTTCATCTCCTTCGTCCTGATCCGCACCTTCCAGGGCCGCGCCCGCGAGGTCCACCCGCTGATGTGGGCCGTGGCCGCCGCCTTCCTGCTGTTCTTCGGGATCGGCCCGATCGAGGCCGCGCTGGGACTGCACTAA
- a CDS encoding FAD-binding protein, whose protein sequence is MPMSGNIERTTAVVIGTGLSGLAVASELQRRGVDSIIVDGLDLLGAGHPANTSSLQRCDAADAGSLQERNEILRHLRNYAANHQLDVRTNIRALQLDHVDAGATGYTQPWAVRTPGGILLADHLVLTRCAHSQLRRMLSELGVAAGQSLMSAMHELGMYLVGVGELITPSPKEVLRQAKVVGQAISAKVHPGGVPAAGPAGVSLAARG, encoded by the coding sequence ATGCCAATGTCCGGGAACATCGAACGGACCACAGCCGTCGTCATTGGCACCGGCCTGTCCGGACTTGCGGTGGCCAGCGAGCTCCAACGGCGCGGGGTTGACTCCATCATCGTGGACGGGCTGGATCTGCTGGGCGCCGGCCATCCGGCCAACACCTCCTCCCTGCAGCGCTGCGATGCGGCTGACGCCGGGAGCCTGCAGGAACGCAACGAAATCCTCCGCCACTTGCGGAATTACGCCGCCAACCACCAGCTGGACGTCCGGACCAACATCCGCGCCCTGCAGCTGGATCACGTGGACGCCGGCGCCACCGGGTACACCCAGCCGTGGGCCGTGCGCACTCCCGGCGGCATCCTGCTCGCGGACCACCTCGTGCTGACGCGCTGCGCCCACAGCCAGCTGCGCCGGATGCTCTCCGAGCTCGGTGTGGCCGCGGGGCAAAGCCTGATGTCGGCCATGCACGAGCTCGGGATGTACCTCGTGGGAGTGGGAGAGCTCATCACGCCGTCGCCGAAAGAAGTGCTGCGCCAGGCGAAGGTGGTGGGCCAGGCGATCTCCGCCAAGGTCCACCCGGGCGGCGTTCCCGCCGCAGGGCCAGCCGGCGTCTCCCTGGCAGCTCGGGGCTAA